A stretch of the Candidatus Dependentiae bacterium genome encodes the following:
- the dnaJ gene encoding molecular chaperone DnaJ, producing MAKRDYYEILGVSKTANKEEIKKAYRQLAVKYHPDKNPDNKEAEEKFKEASEAYEVLSNEEKRKKYDQFGHAGMQGGSDFHEYGGFEDIFSNFGDIFSDLFGASTGGRKQQRSKTGLTPQRGHDLSYNIEITLTESYLGTKKDISIYHNTSCETCNGSGCKTGTKPEKCSHCNGTGAVNFRQGFFSFAQPCNYCKGEGFTIKSPCPTCKGQSRVQKRDTLTINIPAGIYNGAELRVKGRGDAGIFGGISGDLYLHVTVQDDKKFWRKNNDLITYLNLTYPQLVLGCQVEVETLDGQKHLIKIPKGCAVGEEIMLPGKGFPVPGSLSRGNLIIITKCHIPTKLPAKAKELLLEYAEKIGNETSDSKSGISGFFKKFLG from the coding sequence ATGGCAAAAAGAGATTATTACGAAATTTTGGGCGTTTCAAAAACAGCCAATAAAGAAGAAATTAAAAAAGCTTACAGGCAATTAGCCGTAAAATATCATCCGGATAAAAATCCTGATAATAAAGAAGCTGAAGAAAAATTTAAAGAAGCTAGTGAAGCCTATGAAGTTCTTTCAAATGAAGAAAAAAGAAAAAAATATGATCAATTTGGTCATGCCGGAATGCAAGGTGGATCAGATTTCCATGAATATGGAGGATTTGAAGATATCTTTTCAAATTTTGGAGACATATTTTCAGATTTATTTGGTGCGAGCACCGGTGGACGTAAACAGCAACGCAGTAAAACCGGACTTACGCCACAACGCGGCCATGATTTATCATATAATATAGAAATAACATTAACCGAATCATATTTGGGAACCAAAAAAGATATTTCCATTTACCACAATACAAGTTGCGAAACTTGTAACGGTTCAGGATGTAAAACCGGTACAAAACCTGAAAAATGTTCACATTGTAACGGTACCGGTGCAGTAAATTTCAGACAAGGCTTTTTTTCATTCGCTCAACCATGTAATTATTGCAAAGGCGAAGGTTTTACAATTAAATCGCCATGTCCAACATGCAAAGGGCAATCAAGAGTTCAAAAGCGAGACACCCTAACTATAAATATTCCTGCCGGAATTTATAACGGTGCAGAATTAAGAGTTAAAGGTCGGGGCGATGCCGGAATATTTGGTGGCATATCCGGAGATCTTTATTTACATGTAACGGTACAAGATGACAAAAAATTTTGGCGTAAAAATAACGACTTAATAACTTACTTAAATTTAACATATCCACAATTAGTTTTAGGCTGTCAGGTGGAAGTTGAAACTTTAGATGGTCAAAAACATTTAATTAAAATACCAAAAGGTTGTGCTGTTGGTGAAGAGATTATGTTACCCGGAAAAGGGTTTCCGGTTCCAGGAAGTTTATCCAGAGGTAACTTAATAATTATTACGAAATGCCACATTCCAACAAAATTACCAGCCAAAGCCAAAGAATTACTTCTAGAATATGCTGAAAAAATTGGGAATGAAACAAGTGATTCCAAGTCAGGAATTTCAGGATTTTTTAAAAAATTTTTGGGATAA
- a CDS encoding HU family DNA-binding protein: MNKAALIDAMSKATKLSKTSCKDALEAFIDAIEKSLKKKKSVVLTGFGTFSVMKRKARTGINPATGKKMQIPSKNVPKFKAGKKLKDLVKA; encoded by the coding sequence ATGAATAAAGCCGCTTTGATAGATGCAATGTCAAAAGCTACAAAGCTATCGAAAACATCGTGTAAGGATGCTTTAGAAGCATTCATTGATGCTATTGAAAAGTCACTTAAGAAAAAGAAATCTGTAGTTCTTACAGGTTTCGGTACATTCTCTGTAATGAAGAGAAAAGCAAGAACAGGTATTAATCCAGCAACAGGTAAGAAAATGCAAATACCTTCAAAGAATGTTCCAAAATTTAAGGCTGGCAAAAAACTAAAAGATTTAGTAAAAGCTTAA
- a CDS encoding GspE/PulE family protein, translated as MAEKEREESLVYNLLSKDEKLKNGIHNESIVDIVDSILLMAINYGASDIHFEQNQNDLRIRYRIDGILYDQTAIKKELGAAILSRLKILSNLDIAEKRVPQDGKFRVRICKKSENIPNDNNLIDMRISTFPTIYGEKLVMRILDKSQNNIELNKLGMDEFTLSEFYKLIDRPYGFFLITGPTGSGKTTTLYSILSHLNDGEKNIVTMEDPVEYNLDGIVQSQINEKAGFNFHKGLRSILRQDPDVIMIGEIRDKETAKIAIEAALTGHLVFSTLHTNDTVSAVTRLIDMGVDSFLINAALSGVLSQRLVRSLCNSCKKEDLITEQEENNLKNININNFKLNKINRPCGCNNCFDLGYKGRIGIFELLKIDDEIRDLISAKNSTKQIKDFLIKKNMKFIEDDALKKVDDGQTSFEEFFKAIIH; from the coding sequence GTGGCGGAAAAAGAGAGAGAAGAGAGTCTTGTTTATAATCTTTTATCAAAAGATGAAAAATTAAAAAATGGAATTCATAATGAATCTATTGTAGATATTGTGGATTCCATTTTATTGATGGCTATAAATTATGGCGCTTCAGATATTCATTTTGAACAAAATCAGAATGATCTAAGAATTAGATATCGAATTGATGGTATTTTATACGATCAAACAGCTATTAAAAAAGAATTGGGGGCTGCAATATTATCGAGATTAAAAATTTTATCCAATCTTGATATTGCAGAAAAGCGAGTTCCTCAAGATGGTAAGTTTAGAGTTCGGATTTGTAAGAAATCAGAAAATATTCCAAACGATAATAATTTAATAGATATGCGTATTTCAACTTTTCCCACAATATATGGTGAAAAACTTGTAATGCGTATTTTAGATAAATCACAAAATAACATTGAATTAAATAAACTTGGAATGGATGAATTTACATTATCTGAGTTTTATAAGTTAATAGACAGGCCATATGGTTTTTTTCTTATCACCGGACCTACAGGATCAGGTAAAACAACAACCCTTTATTCTATTTTATCGCATCTTAATGATGGTGAAAAAAATATTGTTACAATGGAAGATCCGGTTGAATATAATCTTGACGGAATTGTTCAAAGTCAAATAAATGAAAAAGCAGGATTTAATTTTCATAAAGGTCTTAGATCAATTTTAAGGCAAGATCCCGATGTTATAATGATTGGTGAAATTAGGGATAAAGAAACTGCAAAAATAGCCATAGAAGCAGCGCTTACAGGACATCTTGTTTTTAGCACTTTACATACAAATGATACCGTATCTGCGGTTACGAGATTAATTGATATGGGGGTTGATAGCTTTTTAATTAATGCGGCACTTTCAGGAGTTCTTTCTCAACGATTGGTAAGATCTCTTTGCAATAGTTGTAAAAAAGAAGATTTAATAACTGAGCAAGAAGAAAATAATCTTAAAAATATAAATATAAATAATTTTAAATTAAATAAAATTAACAGACCCTGTGGTTGTAATAACTGTTTTGATCTTGGCTATAAAGGTAGAATTGGAATTTTTGAGCTTCTTAAAATTGATGATGAAATTAGAGATTTAATTTCTGCAAAAAATTCTACCAAACAAATTAAAGATTTTTTAATTAAAAAAAATATGAAATTCATAGAAGACGATGCCTTAAAAAAAGTCGATGATGGGCAGACTTCATTTGAAGAATTTTTTAAAGCAATCATCCACTAA